Proteins encoded by one window of Danaus plexippus chromosome Z, MEX_DaPlex, whole genome shotgun sequence:
- the LOC116777948 gene encoding meso-2,3-butanediol dehydrogenase-like: MSFNNKVVLVTGASSGIGAAAAEAFSSEGAQVVMVGRNETKLSAVAAKCNKPFVIRADVADDDDARRIIDETSERFGRIDILINNAGVSGVAKLISGKIIDIYDKIMPINLRAVVLLTSLATPHLIKTKGNIVNISSVAARLMDSRSGTAMYNVSKAALNHFSLCAAEELSRYGVRVNTISPGPVVTDILVNTNAKATWDDFKKITCLDRVSDPVEIVDLIMFVVSDKAKSITGSNYVIDNGVLLKCTAY, from the coding sequence ATGAGTTTCAACAATAAAGTAGTGTTGGTGACCGGAGCCAGCTCTGGTATCGGAGCTGCTGCGGCGGAGGCGTTCAGTTCAGAGGGAGCTCAGGTTGTGATGGTTGGACGGAACGAGACCAAGCTGTCGGCCGTGGCTGCGAAATGCAACAAACCTTTCGTCATACGAGCTGATGTCGCTGACGATGATGACGCGAGAAGAATTATCGATGAAACTAGTGAACGTTTCGGCCGGATAGACATCTTAATCAATAACGCTGGTGTATCAGGAGTGGCTAAATTGATATCcggtaaaattattgatatctatgataaaattatgcCCATCAACCTTCGCGCAGTTGTGTTATTGACGTCGCTGGCAACACCGCATCTAATAAAGACGAAGGGcaatatagttaatatatcCAGCGTAGCAGCGAGACTCATGGATTCAAGGAGCGGTACGGCTATGTACAATGTTTCGAAGGCAGCTTTAAATCACTTCAGTTTATGCGCTGCTGAGGAGCTTTCTCGGTATGGTGTCAGAGTCAACACTATCAGCCCAGGTCCAGTAGTAACCGATATCTTGGTAAACACAAATGCAAAGGCGACGTGggatgattttaaaaaaatcacttgcCTGGACAGGGTTTCTGATCCCGTGGAAATAGTAGATTTAATCATGTTTGTTGTAAGCGATAAAGCAAAGTCTATAACTGGTTCCAATTATGTCATTGACAATGGtgttcttttaaaatgtacagcCTATTAA
- the LOC116777968 gene encoding large ribosomal subunit protein P2, whose translation MRYVAAYLLAVLGGKASPAASDLEKILSSVGIEADSERLKKVIDELSGKTVEDLIAQGREKLSAMPAGGAAPAAAAAAAPAAAAAEEKKEEKEAKKEESESEDEDMGFGLFD comes from the exons ATGCGTTACGTGGCCGCGTATTTGTTAGCTGTGCTCGGTGGAAAGGCTTCCCCAGCAGCCTCAGACCTTGAGAAGATCCTCAGTTCCGTCGGTATCGAAGCTGATTCTGAGAGATTGAAGAAAGTCATCGATGAACTCAGCGGCAAGACCGTCGAGGACCTGATCGCCCAAG GTCGTGAGAAGCTGTCAGCCATGCCAGCTGGAGGTGCTGCACCAGCTGCTGCTGCTGCCGCTGCACCTGCCGCTGCCGCTGCTGAGGAGAAGAAAG AAGAGAAGGAGGCCAAGAAAGAAGAATCTGAATCTGAAGATGAAGATATGGGCTTCGGTCTCTTTGACTAA
- the LOC116777949 gene encoding meso-2,3-butanediol dehydrogenase-like — protein sequence MSFNNKVVLVTGASSGIGAAAAEAFSSEGAQVVMVGRNETKLSAVAAKCNKAFFIRADVANDDDARFILDETINRFGKLDILINNAGVIIPESILNVNVLKSYDTTMGINLRAIVHLTSLAASHLIETKGSIINISSVGGQMVPRPGSGFSMYYVSKAALNHFGLCIAAELAPYGVRVNTISPGPVRTNIFNDLNIDVDNFCNSTALQRVSEPKEVADLILFLSSDKAKAITGSNYVIDNGIFICRAMK from the coding sequence ATGagtttcaataataaagtaGTGTTGGTGACCGGAGCCAGCTCTGGTATCGGAGCTGCTGCGGCGGAGGCGTTCAGCTCAGAGGGAGCTCAGGTTGTGATGGTTGGACGCAACGAGACCAAGTTGTCGGCCGTGGCTGCGAAATGCAACAAAGCGTTCTTCATACGAGCTGATGTCGCTAACGATGATGACGCGCGATTTATCTTGGATGAGACGATTAATCGTTTTGGGAAATTGgacattttaatcaataacgCCGGAGTTATAATCCCAGAAAGCATTCTTAACGTGAATGTATTAAAATCCTACGATACAACGATGGGAATAAATTTGCGAGCTATCGTACATCTAACGTCTTTGGCTGCGTCACATTTGATTGAAACGAAAGGTAGCATCATAAACATATCCAGTGTTGGCGGGCAGATGGTGCCGCGACCTGGTTCAGGGTTCTCCATGTACTATGTATCGAAAGCCGCTTTGAATCATTTCGGTCTTTGTATAGCAGCTGAATTAGCGCCTTATGGTGTCAGAGTGAACACGATCAGTCCCGGCCCAGTGAGGACCAACATTTTTAACGATCTCAACATCGACGTAGACAACTTCTGTAACAGCACGGCGCTACAAAGAGTGTCCGAACCAAAGGAGGTAGCGGACTTGATTTTATTCCTTTCAAGTGATAAGGCTAAAGCAATAACCGGCTCGAACTACGTCATCGACAacggtatttttatttgccgTGCCATGAAGTAA
- the LOC116778013 gene encoding alpha-tocopherol transfer protein-like isoform X1, producing MPVVESQMTSQDVQPISLEEEYRKKTGISPEDIQKLRSWMQTQPHLPEKYITDLDLILAFHSCDCSSGLTKQVLDTHYTLRTLFPCFKDRRVDQVIETAETVLLIPLPTPAKHGYKINYSHVLKTDPKSFNFSETVKALFMIIDVYQYEEGTWPGFLFVVDFEGISLGHLGKIDLQSLQHVLYFLQEAMLVKLKGMHFINAPSFIDKLLLMMRPFLKKELMDMLHIHTTGSNKLQNFIDIEALPKEAGGSYKSIHGCKDDVIAKLKKHADFFEKEKYKRVTESLRPGRPKTITDIFGGIEGSFKKLEID from the exons ATGCCTGTCGTGGAATC ACAAATGACGTCACAAGACGTTCAACCGATATCTTTGGAGGAAGAGTACAGAAAGAAGACAGGGATCAGTCCAGAAGATATACAGAAGTTACGTAGTTGGATGCAGACACAGCCGCATCTGCCAGAGAAATATATTACAG ATTTAGATTTAATCCTGGCGTTCCATTCCTGCGACTGTAGTTCGGGCCTAACGAAGCAAGTGCTGGACACACATTACACTTTGAGGACTTTGTTCCCCTGCTTCAAGGACCGCAGAGTAGATCAAGTCATAGAGACGGCCGAAACGGT GCTCCTGATACCTTTGCCGACGCCAGCAAAGCATGGCTACAAAATAAACTACAGTCACGTTCTAAAAACAGATCCAAAATCTTTCAATTTTAGCGAAACAGTTAA ggCGTTGTTTATGATAATAGATGTTTACCAGTACGAAGAAGGAACATGGCCTGGATTTCTATTTGTTGTAGACTTTGAAGGTATCTCCCTAGGTCATTTAGGCAAGATAGACTTGCAAAGTTTACAACATGTACTATATTTTCTTCAG gAGGCTATGCTGGTTAAATTAAAGGGCATGCACTTCATCAACGCACCGTCCTTCATCGATAAACTTTTATTGATGATGAGGCCTTTCTTGAAGAAGGAACTCATGGATATGTTACACATCCATACAACCGGATCTAACAaactacaaaattttattgacatagAAGCCCTGCCAAAAGAAGCTGGCGGCTCGTACAAAAGCATTCACGGATGTAAAG ATGACGTCATAGCCAAGTTGAAAAAACATGCAGATTTTttcgaaaaagaaaaatacaaacgTGTTACGGAATCTCTGAGACCTGGAAGACCTAAAACGATAACAGATATCTTCGGAGGAATCGAAGGCTCCTTCAAGAAGCTGGAAATAGATTGA
- the LOC116778013 gene encoding alpha-tocopherol transfer protein-like isoform X2 codes for MTSQDVQPISLEEEYRKKTGISPEDIQKLRSWMQTQPHLPEKYITDLDLILAFHSCDCSSGLTKQVLDTHYTLRTLFPCFKDRRVDQVIETAETVLLIPLPTPAKHGYKINYSHVLKTDPKSFNFSETVKALFMIIDVYQYEEGTWPGFLFVVDFEGISLGHLGKIDLQSLQHVLYFLQEAMLVKLKGMHFINAPSFIDKLLLMMRPFLKKELMDMLHIHTTGSNKLQNFIDIEALPKEAGGSYKSIHGCKDDVIAKLKKHADFFEKEKYKRVTESLRPGRPKTITDIFGGIEGSFKKLEID; via the exons ATGACGTCACAAGACGTTCAACCGATATCTTTGGAGGAAGAGTACAGAAAGAAGACAGGGATCAGTCCAGAAGATATACAGAAGTTACGTAGTTGGATGCAGACACAGCCGCATCTGCCAGAGAAATATATTACAG ATTTAGATTTAATCCTGGCGTTCCATTCCTGCGACTGTAGTTCGGGCCTAACGAAGCAAGTGCTGGACACACATTACACTTTGAGGACTTTGTTCCCCTGCTTCAAGGACCGCAGAGTAGATCAAGTCATAGAGACGGCCGAAACGGT GCTCCTGATACCTTTGCCGACGCCAGCAAAGCATGGCTACAAAATAAACTACAGTCACGTTCTAAAAACAGATCCAAAATCTTTCAATTTTAGCGAAACAGTTAA ggCGTTGTTTATGATAATAGATGTTTACCAGTACGAAGAAGGAACATGGCCTGGATTTCTATTTGTTGTAGACTTTGAAGGTATCTCCCTAGGTCATTTAGGCAAGATAGACTTGCAAAGTTTACAACATGTACTATATTTTCTTCAG gAGGCTATGCTGGTTAAATTAAAGGGCATGCACTTCATCAACGCACCGTCCTTCATCGATAAACTTTTATTGATGATGAGGCCTTTCTTGAAGAAGGAACTCATGGATATGTTACACATCCATACAACCGGATCTAACAaactacaaaattttattgacatagAAGCCCTGCCAAAAGAAGCTGGCGGCTCGTACAAAAGCATTCACGGATGTAAAG ATGACGTCATAGCCAAGTTGAAAAAACATGCAGATTTTttcgaaaaagaaaaatacaaacgTGTTACGGAATCTCTGAGACCTGGAAGACCTAAAACGATAACAGATATCTTCGGAGGAATCGAAGGCTCCTTCAAGAAGCTGGAAATAGATTGA